The genome window ATCAGATACAGGCTCTAAAAGATATGATTGTTCTTGGAAAAATCTACGGTTTTGACCTGACTCGTTCTGCGAAAAATGCAAGGGAAGCAATAGAGTGGACTTATCTTGCTTATCTTGCGGCGGCAAAAGAATCCGATGGCGCGGCAATGTCTATTGGTCCTATTTCTGTTTTCTTTGATATATACATTGAAAGAGATATAAAGGCCGGTATTCTTACAGAGGAAAAAGCGCAGGAACTGATTGATGATTTCACCATAAAACTCCGGCTAATCCGTCAGCTTAGAGCTCCTGAATATGATCTGCTTTTTGCTGGAGATCCTGTGTGGGTGACTATCGTACTTGGCGGAATGACGAGTGACGGCAGGACTAAAGTTACGAAGACAGACTTTCGCTTCCTAAATACTCTTAAAAATCTTGGACCCGCTCCCGAGCCAAACCTGACAATATTATATTCTCCGCGGTTACCTGTAGGTTTTAAAAAGTTTGCTGCAGAGATGTCTATAAATACAAGTTCAATACAATACGAAAATGACGATCTTATGCGGCCTATTGCGGGGGATGATTATGGTATATCCTGCTGTGTTTCTTTGCTAAAAGCCGGGAGTCAGATCCAATATTTTGGTGCCAGATGCAATCTTGCGAAAGCGCTGTTGCTGGCGTTAAATGAAGGTCGTGAAGAGACTTCAGGCGAACTGGTTATACCTGATGTCCCAAAATTAAGGGGAGAATATCTTGACGCTGAGCAGGTAAGAGAAAATTTTAATTATGTTGTCAGCTGGCTGGCAAAGCAATACGTTAAAACAATGAACGTGATTCACTGGGTTCATGATAAGTACTACTATGAAGCAGCTCAAATGGCGCTTTTGGATACCAATCTTGACCGCCTGATGGCGTTTGGTATTGCAGGTTTCTCCGTGGTGGTAGATTCACTTTGTGCAATAAGGTATGCTAAAGTAAAACCTATAAGAAATAAAAATGGGATTACAAAAGACTTTGAAATAAAAGGTGATTTCCCTTGCTTTGGAAATGATGATGAAAGAGCTGATAATAGAGCCAGGGATTTGGTTATTAGTTTTATTACAGAGCTGAGAAAAACCCCGATTTATAGAAGGGCAAACCCGACTCTATCCATCCTTACTATTACCAGCAATGTACTTTATGGAAAGGTGACCGGAGCCACTCCGGACGGCAGAAAGTCCGGTGAGCCGTTTGCCCCGGGAGCAAATCCCATGTTTGGCCGGGAGAAGAACGGCGTGCTGGCTTCGCTGGATTCAGTTTCCAAACTTCCCTATTACGCGGCACAGGATGGAATTTCAAATACTTTTTCAATTGTTCCGTCAGCATTAGGCGTTGAGAAAGAAACACAGAAAGCCAACTTAATAAAGATTCTGGACGGTTACTTTACCAGAGGCGGGCATCACATTAATGTGAATGTGCTGGATAAAACGCTCCTTAAAGACGCAATGGTGCATCCGGAAAAATATCCCCAGCTGACTATAAGAGTTTCCGGTTATGCCGTTCACTTTACCAAGCTTTCGCGCGATCATCAGGAAGAGATCATTAAACGTACGTTCCATGAAGCACTGTAAGGAAAGACTGATGGTCGGATGTTTGGAAGGTTGGATGC of Candidatus Firestonebacteria bacterium RIFOXYD2_FULL_39_29 contains these proteins:
- a CDS encoding formate C-acetyltransferase translates to MPKKVKSLKKGRWTLRTDLQDFIYQNINPYEGDASFLSGATKRTLALWRKVEKLYALERKRGGVLDIDTEVAGGITSHGAGYIDRKNELIVGLQTDKPLRRAVKPIGGVRLVEKACEARGYKLSPKLKEVYTKFRKSHNDAVFSVYSSEMKKIRSLGIITGLPDSYARGRIIGDYRRVALYGLDCLIKEKEKDFNKIDDNMSTMSIRLREEVGDQIQALKDMIVLGKIYGFDLTRSAKNAREAIEWTYLAYLAAAKESDGAAMSIGPISVFFDIYIERDIKAGILTEEKAQELIDDFTIKLRLIRQLRAPEYDLLFAGDPVWVTIVLGGMTSDGRTKVTKTDFRFLNTLKNLGPAPEPNLTILYSPRLPVGFKKFAAEMSINTSSIQYENDDLMRPIAGDDYGISCCVSLLKAGSQIQYFGARCNLAKALLLALNEGREETSGELVIPDVPKLRGEYLDAEQVRENFNYVVSWLAKQYVKTMNVIHWVHDKYYYEAAQMALLDTNLDRLMAFGIAGFSVVVDSLCAIRYAKVKPIRNKNGITKDFEIKGDFPCFGNDDERADNRARDLVISFITELRKTPIYRRANPTLSILTITSNVLYGKVTGATPDGRKSGEPFAPGANPMFGREKNGVLASLDSVSKLPYYAAQDGISNTFSIVPSALGVEKETQKANLIKILDGYFTRGGHHINVNVLDKTLLKDAMVHPEKYPQLTIRVSGYAVHFTKLSRDHQEEIIKRTFHEAL